In the genome of Hippoglossus hippoglossus isolate fHipHip1 chromosome 4, fHipHip1.pri, whole genome shotgun sequence, one region contains:
- the slc34a2b gene encoding solute carrier family 34 member 2b: protein MAPRPKVGTNSSPNPELDDDTPVGGIPPAYSTLDLVKDDPDADPWNIPELIDTGVKWSELDTKGKIKRVLTALLKFVLLMGLLYFFICSLDVLSSAFQLVGGKAAGDIFQDNVVLSNPVAGLVIGVLVTVLVQSSSTSSSIVVSMVSSGMLDVESAVPIIMGANIGTSVTNTIVAMMQAGDRNEFRRAFAGATVHDFFNWLAVMILLPLEVATGVLYKLTHLIIESFNIQGGENAPDLLNVITDPLTDSIVQLDKSVISAIATGSAAARNMSLIKVWCKTESNITFWNATVENCPAGALCWEEGNLTWTIMNRTWIEHQQRCKHIFASTTLPDLAVGLILLALSLFVLCTCLILIVKLLNSMLKGQVAVVIKKVINTDFPFPFCWVTGYIAILVGAGMTFIVQSSSVFTSAITPLVGIGVISLERAYPLTLGSNIGTTTTAILAAMASPADTLKESLQIALCHFFFNIMGILLFYPIPFTRVPIRLARGLGNHTAKYRWFAGLYLVLCFLVFPLTVFGLSLAGWQALVGVGVPFIVLVVFVIIINVMQSRCPHFLPKFLQNWNFLPRPLHSMAPWDIVVTSALGFCGKYCCCCCKCCKNTEDEKIRKNNTKSLEMYDNPSMLKDEDTKEAVKATHL from the exons ATGGCTCCAAGACCAAAAGTGGGGACCAATTCCTCCCCCAACCCTG AATTAGATGATGACACTCCAGTGGGGGGCATCCCGCCAGCTTACTCCACCCTGGACCTGGTGAAAGACGATCCAGACGCAGATCCCTGGAATATCCCAGAGCTCATAGACACTGGGGTCAAGTGGTCAG AGCTGGATACTAAAGGGAAGATTAAGAGAGTGCTGACAGCTTTACTGAAGTTCGTTCTGCTGATGGGTCTTCTCTACTTCTTTATTTGCTCTCTGGATGTTCTCAGCTCTGCTTTCCAGCTGGTCGGAG gcaAAGCTGCTGGTGACATCTTCCAGGACAATGTTGTGTTGTCCAACCCTGTGGCCGGGCTGGTGATCGGGGTGTTAGTCACAGTGCTGGTGCAGagctccagcacctcctcctccattgtGGTCAGCATGGTGTCCTCTGGAA TGCTGGATGTTGAGTCTGCAGTGCCGATCATCATGGGAGCCAACATTGGAACCTCTGTCACCAACACTATCGTAGCTATGATGCAGGCAGGAGATCGAAACGAGTTCCGCAG GGCGTTTGCCGGTGCCACAGTGCACGACTTCTTCAACTGGCTCGCTGTGATGATTCTCCTCCCGCTGGAGGTAGCTACAGGCGTCCTGTACAAACTCACCCACCTCATCATCGAATCCTTCAACATCCAGGGCGGAGAGAACGCGCCCGACCTGCTCAACGTCATCACAGACCCTCTCACCGACTCCATCGTCCAG CTGGACAAAAGTGTGATCTCCGCCATCGCCACCGGTAGCGCAGCAGCCAGAAACATGAGTCTGATCAAAGTGTGGTGCAAGACGGAGTCCAACATA ACTTTCTGGAATGCGACAGTGGAGAACTGCCCAGCCGGTGCCCTCTGTTGGGAAGAAGGAAACCTGACCTGGACCATAATGAACAGGACATGGATTGAACACCAACAGAGAT GCAAACATATCTTCGCCAGTACGACACTGCCCGACCTGGCAGTGGGCCTCATTCTTCTGGCGCTGTCCTTATTCGTCCTCTGCACATGCCTCATCCTCATTGTCAAGCTGCTCAACTCCATGCTGAAGGGGCAGGTGGCTGTGGTCATCAAGAAAGTGATCAACACAG ACTTCCCCTTCCCCTTCTGTTGGGTTACTGGATACATTGCAATTTTGGTGGGAGCAGGGATGACCTTCATCGTCCAGAGCAGCTCTGTTTTTACCTCAGCGATAACTCCTCTCGTTG GTATCGGTGTTATTAGCCTTGAGAGAGCCTATCCTTTGACCCTGGGGTCAAATATTGGTACAACAACCACTGCTATACTTGCTGCTATGGCTAGTCCTGCAGACACACTAAAAGAATCATTGCAG aTTGCACTTTGCCATTTCTTCTTCAACATCATGGGTATCTTACTGTTTTATCCGATCCCCTTTACGCGGGTGCCCATCAGGTTGGCCAGAGGGTTGGGCAACCATACAGCAAAATACCGCTGGTTTGCCGGCCTCTACCTCGTCCTGTGCTTCTTGGTTTTCCCTCTGACAGTGTTCGGCCTGTCACTGGCTGGCTGGCAGGCTCTCGTTGGAGTCGGCGTGCCATTCATTGTGTTGGTTGTCTTTGTGATAATCATCAACGTGATGCAGTCTCGATGCCCCCACTTCCTGCCCAAGTTCCTACAAAACTGGAACTTTTTGCCCCGGCCTCTGCACTCCATGGCGCCGTGGGACATTGTGGTGACCTCGGCCTTAGGGTTCTGCGGcaaatactgctgctgctgctgcaaatgcTGCAAGAACACTGAGGATGAGAAGATTAGGAAGAACAACACCAAGAGCCTAGAGATGTACGATAACCCCTCCATGTTGAAAGACGAGGACACGAAGGAGGCCGTCAAAGCAACACATCTGTAA